The Methylomarinum sp. Ch1-1 genome contains the following window.
ATGCGATGTAATCAAGCAAATATGGCGTAACAGTCGATCGCTAAGCTATCCCAGACCGCCAGCAATACCGACGCCCTCTTCTAACACTCAGATGAATATAGGTTTGGCGAACATGATGAATATTCCGCCGAAGCAAAAACTGTTATGGCATTCGCTGTTAACACTTGATGGTCAATGATAAATAGCCGTAGAGGCGTTTGTGGAAGTCTTGATTGACAACGTTTGGCGGATTCGATGCTTGACGACTCGCCGCACGGCGAATCGGTTTTAGTGGCATCGATTCCCAAAATCTATTATGAGGCGTACATTGGTTCCCCTGCGCACTCAATGCCTGATTCGCTTGTAAATCCATGCTCTAAGTATCTACGCCGAATACAATCTCTTCGAGCCTCCGCTCGGGCAGCAAGAACCGAGTATGCAGCAGGCTTTCGCCCTGAAAAACTTATATTAACACTTTATATATCAGTAGCTTGAATTGTTTAATTAACGTTATTTATGGAATAAATAATTAGCCGACAGCAATCCGCAAAGCAACATTATGAGATCACCTTACCTATTAATGCTCCCATTTTAACGGCGTTTCCAGAAATCATAGTCGACTCCCACTCAACTGCGCCTTTAGCAAACAACAATATAACGGTGGACCCTCTATTAAACCGACCTATTTCTTCACCTTTTTTTGCGCTGGGCGGATTGTAAGGATAGTTCCACCGTCGAATTTCGGAGTAACTAGGCGGAGTAACAATACCATCCCAAACCGTTTCAATACTGGAAGAAAAAATAGACCCAACCATAACGAGCGCCATTGGGCCGGCCTCTGTATCAAAAAAACTCACCACCCGTTCATTTTTAGCATATAGATTGGGCATTGCATTCACGGTAGCTTGATCGAAACTGAATAAACGGCCGGGAATGTGTACTGTTTCTTGCAAGACGCCATTAAACGGCATATGGATGCGATGATAATCCCTGGGCGACAGATAAATTGTCGTAAACATCCCC
Protein-coding sequences here:
- the asd gene encoding archaetidylserine decarboxylase (Phosphatidylserine decarboxylase is synthesized as a single chain precursor. Generation of the pyruvoyl active site from a Ser is coupled to cleavage of a Gly-Ser bond between the larger (beta) and smaller (alpha chains). It is an integral membrane protein.); this translates as MSINTTSLKNFLTIALQYVYPHHLVCRLLSFLAHLENEAWKDYMVKRFGKRYKVNTKEAISRNLKRYPSFNSFFTRELKPGARPITELECGVASPADGTVSQAGKISDGELIQAKGKNYTVAALLGGEEQRTDNFKEGMFTTIYLSPRDYHRIHMPFNGVLQETVHIPGRLFSFDQATVNAMPNLYAKNERVVSFFDTEAGPMALVMVGSIFSSSIETVWDGIVTPPSYSEIRRWNYPYNPPSAKKGEEIGRFNRGSTVILLFAKGAVEWESTMISGNAVKMGALIGKVIS